A segment of the bacterium genome:
AGGCCAAGCGTCTCTTCCAGGGGCAAAACCCCTTCAGAGGCCCCCGGGCGCGACAAACTGGCGGCGGCACATCAACTTCCTAACCCGGCGGTCTCCATCAAATCCCAGCCCGGCAAGTGGGAACCGTACCCCATGCGTGCCAGATCATTCAGAACATTGGCAGGGACACGGCCAAGGCTCAAGGTCCGACTCTTGATATTGGCCAGCATGCCCTGCCTAGGCTGGCAATCCACCAACTTCACCCTGTCGACGATCTAATTTTCAGCGGCTGTAATTCTAACTCGTTGCGACATCACTACTCCTTAAATCGCCCATATCTTACTAATGGATTACATGGAATTGTTCTGATAGTTAAGACATTCTGATTCATTTCTAGGCGAACTTTGGGGCCCGAAGTCTGAATTGAAAATAGAGTAATCACGAGCCCGCAAGAAGCTGGCGGTATTTCTCCCGCCGCTGAGCGTAGATCGCATACCTCCGTACGTTGGGCTCAAATGCCCGGTCAGGTATCACAAAACGCTCTACCGCCTCCGAAAGAGTCCCCAACACCCCGAGTGCCACACCGGCTATCATCGCCGCCCCTAATAGCCCAGCTTCAGTGACCTTGGGACGAATGAAGGGCACATTAAAAATATCAGCCTTGATCTGGAGCCAGGCGTCCGACTGTGCACCTCCGCCGGTGGCGACAAATTCGGAGGTGTCGACACCCATGTCTCGCAAGGCCTCCATGCTTTCCATGAAATAGAAAGTGGCTCCCTCCAAGACCGCCTTGTAGATCTCACCCCGCCGGGTGCTTAGCTTAAGCCCGTGTATCGAACCGGCCCCCCCCGGCAAGAAACCTGGTGGCCCTGTCATCTCGAAAAGCGGCAACACAAGAAGATCGGTCGGCTCCGCAGGCATCTCGGCTGCAAGCCGGTCATAGACGTCCGGCAAGTCCCGATCGGCACTAGCAAAGGTATCACGAAACCAACGCACTAGTGAGCCTGATTGGTTATAAATAAATGATGCATACAAGCCTTCGACCACATGATGCTCTGCATTCAACGAATACCGCAACATATCGCCGGTCGGCGGAATATGCCCATAGACCGGGGTAAGGCACTCATAAGTCCCGATCCCATCCACCGCCCGACCCGATTTGAATACCCCGGCTCCAAGGGCATTACAGCATTGGTCATGCCCCCCCACCACAACCTTGACCCCACGCGGTAATCCCAGTTCACCCGCCATGATATCACTGACCGTACCCGCTATTGCTCCACTCGGCAAACAGCAGGGTAGCTTGTCCGGGGAAATCCCTGCGAACTGGAGCAATGGCTCCGACCACTCTTCTTTCCGGATGTCGAAAAGCAGTGTACGGTTGGCTAGGGAGTAACTGACAAACGGCTCACACCCCAGCAGAAAGCCCACCAACCCGTCCCACAGCAGGAATTTGTCCGCCTTGTCATAAAGATCCGGCTCATGTTCCTTCAACCAGAGGAGCTTGGGAAGGGTGTAGTTCGGGCCTATCAGGATGTTGGGGTTGAGATCATAGAACCCTGCCTTGCCGAATTTGTCGACCAGTCGGTCAATGGTCTCCTGTCCTCGACTATCGCTGGACAGAATGCAGGGGCCAAGAATCTGACGATCCGCCGAAACCGGCGTAGCGGCTTCGCCCATGGAACTGATGCACAAGGCGGCGACAGGATCCCCAGCGGTAGCCATCACCACCTCGCTGATAACCGCCTTGATCTTCAGCCATACCGATGTGCTATCCAACTCGACCCACCCCGGAAAAGGATAGCTGGAGGAATATTCCCTATAGGCCTGAGCCATAAGCTGGCCATCCACAGAAAACACCGCGGCCTTACAGCCAGTTGTGCCAACATCGATTCCGAGAAGACTCATAACCTCTTAAAGATCAACGAGATCATATTTCAAATAGTTCCGGAAGGCTTCATGCACCGGGACTTCCACATGCCCGGTCGTTACCGCCACATGATGGCGATACCCTTCGGCACCAATACCGCGAAGTTTCTTCTGCAACCCTTGTATTTTTGCCACTCCCGCGCACCCAAAGAAGTCCGCAGGAATCTTGTCGCGCGTGAATTCCCCCTCGCCCAGATAGAACATCAACTTTCCGTTTTCGGTCTTTGAACTGGAGAATGTCATCGGGGCTGCAGCAATACGGCCCACATTACAGCCGTATCCACATCCCCCGCCCAAGGCCTTGGCGAACATCGGGTGATCAATCACCTGCCCTTTGGCCGTCATCAGGGACTGTGGCACGGGACCGCAATGGAACAGGATGCACTTGTCAGGATCCTTGCCATAGTTATTGTTCCAATCCAGACAGGTCGCGGCCTGACCGGATGCCAGGGAGAGCGCAAACATGGGAATCGCATTCCCGACATCCAGCTCACAGGCCGCGGGAATACCCCGGTCATTGAGTTCGCTCAAGAGCACACACGGCGATACATGCAGTTCCTTCTCCAATTCGATCCAACACCGGAGCGCCACCGCATCCATGGAATACTCCCCTATCACCTCGTCCAACACGACGCCGAGTTTAGCGAGGGTCTGGAAAGCCTCCGCGGGGACACCTTTCCAGTTCGTATAGTTCTTAAGTGTGTGTGCTTTGGCCCGAAACGCCTCACCTGAGGTGCCGAGTTTCCGGACACGCGAGATGAGTTCGGAGAGGTCCAACGTCTCTGTGGTGATCCCATAGCGCTGTAAG
Coding sequences within it:
- a CDS encoding FGGY-family carbohydrate kinase yields the protein MSLLGIDVGTTGCKAAVFSVDGQLMAQAYREYSSSYPFPGWVELDSTSVWLKIKAVISEVVMATAGDPVAALCISSMGEAATPVSADRQILGPCILSSDSRGQETIDRLVDKFGKAGFYDLNPNILIGPNYTLPKLLWLKEHEPDLYDKADKFLLWDGLVGFLLGCEPFVSYSLANRTLLFDIRKEEWSEPLLQFAGISPDKLPCCLPSGAIAGTVSDIMAGELGLPRGVKVVVGGHDQCCNALGAGVFKSGRAVDGIGTYECLTPVYGHIPPTGDMLRYSLNAEHHVVEGLYASFIYNQSGSLVRWFRDTFASADRDLPDVYDRLAAEMPAEPTDLLVLPLFEMTGPPGFLPGGAGSIHGLKLSTRRGEIYKAVLEGATFYFMESMEALRDMGVDTSEFVATGGGAQSDAWLQIKADIFNVPFIRPKVTEAGLLGAAMIAGVALGVLGTLSEAVERFVIPDRAFEPNVRRYAIYAQRREKYRQLLAGS